One genomic window of Conger conger chromosome 9, fConCon1.1, whole genome shotgun sequence includes the following:
- the LOC133136204 gene encoding lactose-binding lectin l-2-like codes for MAIFALPAFLVVAVLSSMTLVSQGAETDLCQGPCYSGWTYHNGRCFQHIADEKTWLDAELHCVSLGGNLASEHSEDDHVFLKKLNGNDKSFWIGLSDTHKEGTWLWSDGTSANFKEGLAFSSWNSGEPNNQGEEGCVHSNFGGQKDWNDTECDGKYPFICGLRLGCMPV; via the exons ATGGCTATCTTCGCATTGCCAGCATTCCTCGTTGTTGCTGTTCTCTCTAGCATGACTTTGG TATCTCAAGGGGCTGAGACAGACCTTTGTCAGGGTCCCTGCTATTCTGGTTGGACTTACCATAATGGCCGCTGCTTCCAGCACATTGCTGATGAGAAGACATGGCTTGACGCTGAG CTACACTGTGTGAGTCTTGGAGGAAACCTGGCCTCAGAGCATAGTGAAGATGATCATGTGTTTCTGAAGAAGCTCAATGGCAATGATAAGTCATTCTGGATCGGATTGTCAGACACGCACAAG GAGGGCACATGGCTATGGTCCGATGGTACAAGTGCAAATTTCAAGGAAGGACTAGCCTTTTCAAGCTGGAATTCTGGAGAGCCCAACAATCAGGGAGAAGAGGGCTGTGTGCACTCAAACTTTGGAG GCCAAAAAGACTGGAACGATACTGAATGTGATGGAAAGTATCCGTTCATCTGTGGCTTACGCCTTGGTTGTATGCCTGTCTGA